Within the Longimicrobium sp. genome, the region CGCTCCTCGGCCGCGATCTCGAAGTACGGCTTGACGTGCGCCGGGTTGATGATGGCCGTGTCGAGCCCCGCCTCCACGCAGTGGTGCAGGAACACGGAGTTCAGCACCGCGCGCGCGTGCGGCTGCAGCCCGAACGAGACGTTGGAGACGCCCAGCGTCGTCAGCACGCCGGGGAGCTCGCGCTTGATCGCCCGGATCCCCTCGATCGTCTCCACCGCCGACCGGCGCCACTCCTCCTCGCCCGTCGACAGGGTGAAGGTGAGCGCGTCGAAGATCAGCGCGTCGGGCGCCAGGCCGTACTCGCGCGTGGCGATGTCGTAGATCTTCCGGGCCGCCTCCAGCTTGGTGTCGGCCGTCTTGCACATCCCGCCCAGCTCCCTGTCGATCGTCAGCGCGACGACCGCGGCGCCGTGGGCGGCCACGTGCGGGAGGACGGCGTCGATGCGCTCGCGCCCGTTCTCCAGGTTGATGGAGTTGACGATGGCGCGCCCCGGCGACTGCTCCAGCGCCAGGCGGATCACGTCGGCCTCGGTGGAGTCGATGCAGAGCGGCGCGTCCACCCCCTGCGAGAGGAGCTTGACCACGGTGCGCATCTGCGCGCCCTCGTCCTGCCGCTCGGTGAGCGCCACGCACACGTCCAGCACGTGCGCGCCGCTCTCCGTCTGCTCGCGGGCGACCTCGAGGACGCCGTCGTAGTCGTCGGCCAGCAGGAAGCGCTTGACCTTGCGGCTCCCCTGCGCGTTCACCCGCTCGCCGATCATCGTGGGCCGCGGCTCCTGCACCAGCTCGTTGGCGCGGATCGCCGAGGAGAGGCGGGGCACGTACGTCACCGCGCGCTCCTTGGGCCTGAGCCCAGCCACGCGGCCGACCAGCTCGCGGATGTGCTCCGCGCCGGTCCCGCAGCACCCGCCCACCACGGAGACGCCGAACTCGCGGACGAACTCCTCCATCTGGTCGGCGAAGGGCGTGGACTGGAGCGGGTAGACCGCGCAGCCGCCCTCGTTGTGCGGGATGCCGGCGTTGGGGATGCACGAGATCGGCAGCCGGCTGTTCTCCCCCAGGTAGCGGATCGCCTGGCGCATGTGCTCGGGGCCGGTGGAGCAGTTGAGCCCCAGCACGTCCACGTGCAGCGACTCCAGCGTGACCATCGCCGCGCCGATGTCGGTGCCCAGCAGCATGCGCCCCGAGGTGTCGAGCGTCACCTGCACCTGGAGCGCGACGGGGCGGCCGGCCTCGCGGATCGCCTCGCGGCAGCCGAAGACCGCCGCCTTCACCTCCAGGATGTCCTGCGAGGTCTCGACCAGCAGCACGTCCACCCCGCCCTCCACCAGCGCGCGCGCCTGCTCCGCGAACACCGGCACCAGCTCGGCGAAGGTGACGTTGCCGAGCGTCGGGTCGCTCGCGGAGGGAAGGAAGCCGGAGGGGCCGATGGAGCCGGCGACGAAGCGCGGCCGCCCGTCCCGCGCGGCGAAGCGGTCGGCGACGCCGCGGGCCAGGCGCGCGGCGGCCACGTTGATCTCGCGCACCTGGTCCTGGAGGCCGTACTCGCCCAGCGTGATGCGGTTGGAGCGGAAGGTGTCGGTCTCCAGCACGTCGCAGCCGGCCTCCATGTAGCCGGCGTGGATCTCCTCGATGACCTCGGGCTTGGAGATCACCAGGTAGTCGTTGCACCCCTCCAGCCGCTCCCCGCCGAAGTCCGACGCGGAGAGGTTGTAGCGCTGGATGGAGGTGCCCATCGCGCCGTCGAAGACGATCACGCGCTCGGCGAGCGCGTCGAGGTAGGGCGAGCGTACGTCGGTCATGCGTGCGGCCGTGCGATAAACGAAAAGCCCCGCGACTCGGCGAGTGCGGGGATGAAAGGCCCGGGTGTGCTCGGGGCTCCGGGCGATCCCGACTCTTTAGCGTTTTTTTAACGAGGTCGCAAGCGGTCGCAAATCCATCCTCGGCACGCGTTCGCGGCGTGCAGGTGGGAATCTACGCGGAGCGCGCGGTTCCGCAAGGGGTGGAGGATGTCGAGCCTGGCGAACTGCGAACCGCAACCGCGGGTTGGGGGCGTGTCCCTCCGCTGCGCTCCGGGCCGGGCTGCGCGCGCGGTAGGGCACGATACGACCGTGCCCAACCGCGCCGGGCCACCGCCGCCACGATACCCCCGTGGCGGCGGCGTCCCGGCCCTCCGGGCGCGCATCTCTCACGCGACTTCGACCCGAAGCGACGGAACCACGCAGGGGCGAGGCCTGCCTCGACCGCCCCCGCCTCGCCCCCGCACGAACGCTCGCCCATCGACCCCCGAGCCCGCCCCGGACGCGGTTGAAGCCTCGCGGGGTTTGCGAGGCTTTCTGCCGTTGTTGCCGCGGCGCCGCGGCTTCAGCCCATCCGCAGCCAAGTGCCTGTCCTGCAAGGGTTTTGCCGCTGTTCGTTGGGCGTGCTGTCGGTTGCTGCTGTCCATTCGCGAATCACGCCACCGAACGCAGGTGCCGGACCGGCGCGGGCGGCTGCGACAGGGGTGCCGGATCGGCCTCCAAGGCCGCTACGGCGTCCTGCAGCGTCGGAAGGTCAACGTCCCCGCGGATTGGCTGGCCGATCCACCACCGGTACGCCCACGGCGCAAGCAGAAGCGGCACCGCCGCGAGGGCGATGCCGCCTGTGACCCATTCGACCCGCAACCCGAAGAGCAGCCCCGCAACAAACGCCAGAACGGCCGATACGAGCGGGAGTGCCAATTGCGTCACGCGTCCCTGGTTCGGGTGGACGAAGCGAGGCCGGACGCATTCTAACGTGTGCGGCCTGCAGGTGTGTAACCGCGAGCCGCCCATCGTCCGTCTAGAGTGCTCGGAACCGCACTGCACACATCACGTTGATGGACTTTACGATTCCGGAGGATGCACGCACACCCACAGGGGCGCTCCATCCGTCCCGATCAGCGGCGCGGTCACGCGAGTCAGCAGAACATGCCGTACACGCCATTAACGCACGTATACATATCGTCGCAGCTGAACCGGCATGTCCCACAGCTGACCGCGCAGGTGTCGTAACATGTGTCGTTGCACGAGGCCCCACAGGTGTCATCGCACGTACCGTTGCATGATGCGTTGCAGGTGCCATTGCAGCTGGCGTCGCAGGTGGGGCAGCCGGGGCAGGTGCACTGCGTGTAGCAGGTGCACTGCTCGCCGAACACCGTCCCCTTCTCTCTCGGTGCCGCGGTGGTCTGGAAAGTGTCCACCTGCAGGTCGTCCAGGCACAGCTTGAGCTTCTGCATGTGCTTCTCCATGGGTACTGGTGAGGAACATCCCGGACGTGGCTTTCACGCCCGACGCTAAGGCCAGAAACGCGCGGTTTCACCCCGGCGCTCATGGGGGGCCCGGCAGCGCGCGAAGCATCTCGTAGCGCCTTCTTCACCGCTACCGCCGCAGCAGCGGAAGCGCTCAACCGTTGTTCGTGTCAACGTGGAAGCAACCGCGGAGCAGGAGAGGTGCTCTCCGCGCCTCTGTCACAGTTGCCGCCGCGGCGGAACGCCGCCTCACACGTAAGATTATCATATAGAGACGCAAAATGTATGCTAGGATGTAGACAAGGGCTAAACTACGCACCGGCTAAAGCTGGTGGGTTTGTTGGCCGCTGAAAGCGGCACTGTACAGGCTGAAGCCTGCTGAAATGTCCCGGCTGGAAGCCCCCCTGAAGCTGGGACTGAAACTCCCTACGTCCGGGGAGTCCCCGGCGGGCTGCTGTCTGTTCTGCTGTTGGTTGTCGCTGCAGGATGCTTCTCGGCGGGGGTCTAGAGTGCAGGTTGCGCGCGCACATCTAGTAATCGCAGCTTTTCATGCATCTTACTGCCTGCTAGGCTGATTCTGCCGCGGCTTCAGCCGCCCCTGCCCCCCAGCCCCCGCCACACCAGCTCGTCGCCCTCCAGCGCGAGGAGCGCGTCGGGATACAGGGCGAGCACCAGGCGCGCCTCCGGCATCGGGTGCAGCAGGTGCTCGCCCAGGTCCCACAGGTAGCAGCCGTCGCGCGTGCGCACCCAGGCGAGCGGCGCCCCGCCGCACGGGACCACGGTGGAGAAGTAGCCGTACGGGTTCCTCTCCGGCCCGGTGCGGCAGTCGTGCCGCTCGCCGGTGGCCGGGTCCAGCGCCGCCAGCCCGGCGCCGAAGCCGTGCCGCACGAACAGGTGCCGCTCCCCGAGCGGCCGCACCAGCTCCGTGGGGTCGTACACCAGCCCGCCGAACGCGCGCGTCCGCCCCTCCACGCGGAACGCCCTCCCCGCCGAGCCCTCCGCCAGGTGCGTGAGCACGAAGCCGTAGCACCCCGCCGCCAGCCAGAACCGCTCCTCGTCCTCCTCCAGCCCGTCCCGCTCCCCGCCGCACGGGTGCGCCACCACGCCGTCCACGTGGTCGAGGTAGACGTGCTCTTCCGCGTCTCCCGGCGCGGCGTCCTTGCGCTCCATCCGGTGGAATTCGCCCGTCTCCCTCCACCGCGGGAGCGACGACGCGAGGTCCATCGTCCACCCCTCCCCCTGGTCCAGCGACACCAGCCAGCGCCCGCCGGGGCTCAGGCACGTGGCGCGCCCCGGGATCGGCCCCGGCTCCGCCGCCAGCTCCCCGGAAGGAAGCGCGTACACCCGCGGCGGGCCTTCCGCGGCCAGCACCCCCGGCGGGCTTTCCACGGCCAGCACCAGCAGCCGGTCGAGCGCGTGCGAGCCCGACAGGTGCTCCACCCGCGGCGCGCCGTCCGCCCCGCGTGGAAGCGCGATCGGCAGCGGATGGAAGTCGACCGCGCACCGTCCGGGCTCGGCTTCCAGCAGCCACAGCCGCCCGGACCGCGTCCCCACCGCCACCGCGCGGCGGCCGTCGTGGCGGAAGCAGCGGCAGACGAAGCTCAGCGGCTCGGGGAGCGGGACACGGCCCAGCACCGGGAGATCGGTCATCGGAAACGGTCGGGGGGAGGTGCCGGCGGGGGGCACGCCGCGTTTTCAGGCCGCCGTTGCACCAGAAGAGTGAAGGCGGCACCCGCGCCTGGCAATCTCCGCCCGCCGGCGGACGGTCGTGGAGCGGCGCTCACCCGCTCGCGGCGCGGCCGTCTCCCCTCCTCGCGGACGATGCCCCGACCGGCACGTCGCCTGCTCTCCGGCCGGGCGCCCGATCGTTTTCCCCCGACCTCACGGAGTGCACGATGAAGAAGCTGAAGCTGGAGATCGACACCCTGCGCGTCGACTCGTTCGCGCCCGCGGCGGCGCCGGAGGAGCCGCGCGGCACCGTCGCCGGGCACGCGGCGACCACCACCTGCCCCACCTGGCCGCTGACGCAGTGCCCGTGGTCGGCGTTCCCGACCTGCGGCATCCAGTGCTGAGGAGGCCGCGATGCGGACGCTGACCCTGGACCTCGACGCGCTCGCGGTGGAGGCGTTCGAGACGACGCCCGCGGCCCTCGACGCGGCGCCCGCCGTGCCGAGCCTGCCGCTGCGCACCTGCGACGAGACCTCGCTGCCGAGCTGCGGGATCCACTGCCAGACCCTGGGCGTCTGTTGAGGCGGCCCGGGCGATCCCCCCTGGATTACGGAGAAAGCGATGAAGAAGCTGAAGCTGGACCTGGACGACCTGCGCGTCGCCACCTTCGACACCTCCCCGCCGGCCGGGGAGCCCGGGGGCACCGTCGCCGGCTACCAGGCCACGAAGCTGTGCGTGACCGACCCCGCCGTCTGCCCGTTCTCGCTCTACCGGACGTGCCAGTTCCAGTGCACGCTGGACTGCTGACGCGGGCGCCGGCCCCGTGAAGATCAAGCCGCCCCGGCGCCGGAGAAGCGCCGGGGCGGCTCGTTTTGCACGAGACGACGATTTCCCCGGCGAAGAAGCGCTCTCCCACCCCCGCCGCCCGGCGCCGGTTGCGCCGGACGGACGAATCTCGCTATTATAGTCTGCAAACGTATTGCACCAGATCGCCTCCCGTTCGGGCCCGCCGGACGGAGCGAGGCGGACCACAATCCGACACGGAGGAGCGCATGACCCGCAAGCTCACCCTGGACGTGGAGAAGCTCTCGGTGGCTTCGTTCGAGACCGGCGAGTCGCTGGCCGAAGCCCGCGGCACCGTGAAGGCGCGCGAGGTTCCGACCTGGCCCTACCCCGGCTGCCCGGCCACCTATCACACCTGCGCGTCGTTCGACGTCTCCTGCATCGCCCAAGACGACTGAGCCGGAGCGGCATCCAACACGAGCGTGAGCCCCGGGACCGTCGCCGGTCCCGGGGCTCCTCGCTCATCCCGTACCTCGTACTCCCGTACTTCACCCGTGATGGCGCCGGTCCCGCCGGTCCTCGCGCCGGTCGCGGACGTCCTCCCGGCGATCGCGGCGGTCCTCGCGGCGGTCGCGCAGGTCCTCGCGCTCGTCGCGCACGTCCTCGCGCTGGTCGCGCCAGCCGCCGTGGTGCCGGCGGTCCCAGCGGTCCTCCAGGCGGTCCGCCACGTCCTCGGCGCGGTCGCGCCGGTCCTCCGCCCGGTCGCGGCGGTCTTCGCGGCGGTCGCGCACGTCCTCCACGCGGTCGCGCACGCACGCCTTCGGGTGGCGGGCGCAGCCGCCGCCCTGGGCCCGCAGGGCCGCCGGGACGGCCGCGAGGGCCAGGGCCAGCACCAGCACAGAAGCCTTCATGACTTCCTCCGTAGCTCGAGGAGTTGTGTGTCGGTTCATTCGTCGGAGTCGAGCGCGGCGCCGCGTTCGACCCGGCTTACACACGTCCGCGCGCGGCCGTTGGGGTGCCCGTTCCGCACCCCTCCCCCGCTCCGCCGGGCCGCGGTACCTCCGGCGGCTCCCGCACCGAAGCGTACGCCCCGCGATGCCCGGCCCGGGCTCCCCG harbors:
- the metH gene encoding methionine synthase codes for the protein MTDVRSPYLDALAERVIVFDGAMGTSIQRYNLSASDFGGERLEGCNDYLVISKPEVIEEIHAGYMEAGCDVLETDTFRSNRITLGEYGLQDQVREINVAAARLARGVADRFAARDGRPRFVAGSIGPSGFLPSASDPTLGNVTFAELVPVFAEQARALVEGGVDVLLVETSQDILEVKAAVFGCREAIREAGRPVALQVQVTLDTSGRMLLGTDIGAAMVTLESLHVDVLGLNCSTGPEHMRQAIRYLGENSRLPISCIPNAGIPHNEGGCAVYPLQSTPFADQMEEFVREFGVSVVGGCCGTGAEHIRELVGRVAGLRPKERAVTYVPRLSSAIRANELVQEPRPTMIGERVNAQGSRKVKRFLLADDYDGVLEVAREQTESGAHVLDVCVALTERQDEGAQMRTVVKLLSQGVDAPLCIDSTEADVIRLALEQSPGRAIVNSINLENGRERIDAVLPHVAAHGAAVVALTIDRELGGMCKTADTKLEAARKIYDIATREYGLAPDALIFDALTFTLSTGEEEWRRSAVETIEGIRAIKRELPGVLTTLGVSNVSFGLQPHARAVLNSVFLHHCVEAGLDTAIINPAHVKPYFEIAAEERRLADDLIFDRRTPEHDPLAAYIAHFENAEVDTGAQADPTAEMTPEAALHWKILHRKKDGVEELIDAAVEKLGAVPVLNDVLLPAMKEVGDKFGAGELILPFVLQSAEVMKKSVARLENYLEKTEGQTKGKVVLATVYGDVHDIGKSLVNTILTNNGYTVFDLGKQVPINTILEKAEEVEADAIGLSALLVSTSKQMPLCAQELHRRGKRWPLLVGGAAINPSFVRAAAMVEEGVPYPAGMFYCKDAFEGLAVMDRLMDPARGEFVEEHNRAMLRRSEEYAQAKGRAKDLRPASRAGSTVPEADVPAPPFWGWKVLDGIPVDDVVECIDRNTLYRMQWGARNLKGEEWERLVREDFEPRLRRYTLEARTQGWLRPRAVYGYFPAAREGDEVVVFDPAERTKEIGRFRFPRQEDRERLCLADYFREANGAGPQDVIALQVVTSGDRAAEFVARRNREGDYTEGYYLHGFSVQAAEGTAEYVNRRVRSELGIGEPRGLRYSWGYPACPDIEQHEVLFRILPVKETIGVDLTSAWQLDPEQSTAALVVHHPAAKYFSAS